A genome region from Eretmochelys imbricata isolate rEreImb1 chromosome 8, rEreImb1.hap1, whole genome shotgun sequence includes the following:
- the LOC144269052 gene encoding histidine--tRNA ligase, cytoplasmic-like isoform X1: MNWLRPLAAGGCRVPLGGQHLAPSYALRAFAAHPQNQVAEGVVKLQQPKPQLGTDEGKKNFILKTPKGTRDYSPKQTAIREKVFNTIISCFKRHGAEVIDTPVFELKETLTGKYGEDSKLIYDLKDQGGELLSLRYDLTVPFARYLAMNKITNIKRYHIAKVYRRDNPAMTKGRYREFYQCDFDIAGQFDPMIPDAECLKIVHEILSMLQLGDFLIKVNDRRILHGVFAVCGIPDSLFHSTCSTVDKLNKATWEDVKSEMVGEKGLSPEAVDRIGEYVQLHAGGLGLIEQLLQDTKLSQNKLAREGLGDMKLLFEYLTLFGIADKISFDLSLARGLDYYTGVIYEAILLQPRNDHKEEPVSVGSVAGGGRYDGLVGMFDPKGRKVPCVGVSIGIERIFSIMEQKVEVSKEKIRTTETQVLVATPQKNFLDVRLKLISELWDSGIKAEMLYKKNPKLLNQLQYCEDMGIPLAAIVGEQELKNGIVKLRVVASREEVRMSFDIGDRLRGSKAASKTH, translated from the exons CACCTGGCACCGTCCTACGCCCTGCGGGCCTTTGCTGCCCACCCCCAAAACCAG GTGGCAGAGGGTGTGGTAAAGCTCCAGCAGCCAAAGCCACAGCTGGGAActgatgaggggaaaaaaaacttcattCTGAAAACCCCCAAG GGCACCAGGGACTACAGCCCCAAGCAAACAGCCATCCGGGAGAAAGTCTTCAACACCATCATCAGCTGCTTCAAGCGCCATGGGGCTGAGGTCATCGACACCCCTGTGTTTGAGCTGAAG GAAACTCTGACGGGGAAATACGGGGAGGACTCAAAGCTCATCTATGACCTGAAAGACCAGGGTGGAGAGCTGCTGTCTCTTCGCTACGACCTGACT GTGCCCTTTGCTCGTTATTTGGCAATGAACAAAATCACCAACATTAAGCGCTACCACATTGCCAAAGTTTACAGACGGGATAATCCGGCCATGACGAAGGGCCGCTACAGGGAGTTCTACCAGTGT GACTTTGACATCGCTGGCCAATTTGACCCTATGATTCCTGATGCTGAGTGTCTGAAGATCGTGCATGAGATCCTGAGCATGTTGCAGCTCGGAGACTTCCTCATTAAG GTCAACGACCGGCGCATTTTGCATGGAGTTTTTGCAGTATGTGGCATTCCAGACAGCCTGTTCCATAGCACTTGCTCTACTGTGGACAAACTGAACAAG GCAACATGGGAGGATGTGAAGAGCGAGATGGTTGGAGAGAAAGGTCTCTCACCCGAGGCTGTGGATCGCATCGGGGAATACGTTCAACTGCATG caggtgggctGGGTCTGATTGAGCAGCTGCTCCAGGACACTAAGCTGTCCCAGAACAAGTTGGCCCGGGAGGGGCTGGGAGACATGAAGCTGCTGTTTGAGTACCTGACCCTGTTTGGCATTGCAGATAAG ATCTCCTTCGACTTGAGCCTGGCACGGGGTCTGGATTATTACACTGGGGTGATCTACGAGGCCATCCTGCTGCAGCCTCGGAACGACCACAAGGAGGAGCCAGTCAGCGTGGGCAGTGTGGCTGGAGGTGGCCGCTATGATGGGCTGGTGGGGATGTTCGATCCCAAGGGGCGGAAGGTGCCCTGTGTGGGAGTCAGCATTGGAATCGAGCGGATCTTCTCCATCATGGAGCAGAAAGTGGAG GTTTCTAAGGAGAAGATCCGGACAACTGAGACGCAGGTGCTGGTGGCAACCCCGCAGAAGAACTTCCTTGATGTAAGATTGAAACTCATCTCTGAGCTCTGGGATTCTGGGATCAAG GCAGAGATGCTGTATAAGAAGAACCCCAAGCTGCTGAACCAGCTGCAATATTGTGAAGACATGGGAATCCCTCTCGCAGCCATCGTAGGAGAGCAGGAGCTGAAGAATGGAATTGTCAAGCTACGAGTCGTAGCTAGCAGGGAAGAGGTGAGGATGTCCTTTGATATTGGGGATAGGCTAAGGGGTTCAAAGGCTGCCTCTAAAACCCATTGA
- the LOC144269052 gene encoding histidine--tRNA ligase, cytoplasmic-like isoform X7, with product MNWLRPLAAGGCRVPLGGQHLAPSYALRAFAAHPQNQVAEGVVKLQQPKPQLGTDEGKKNFILKTPKGTRDYSPKQTAIREKVFNTIISCFKRHGAEVIDTPVFELKDFDIAGQFDPMIPDAECLKIVHEILSMLQLGDFLIKVNDRRILHGVFAVCGIPDSLFHSTCSTVDKLNKATWEDVKSEMVGEKGLSPEAVDRIGEYVQLHGGLGLIEQLLQDTKLSQNKLAREGLGDMKLLFEYLTLFGIADKISFDLSLARGLDYYTGVIYEAILLQPRNDHKEEPVSVGSVAGGGRYDGLVGMFDPKGRKVPCVGVSIGIERIFSIMEQKVEVSKEKIRTTETQVLVATPQKNFLDVRLKLISELWDSGIKAEMLYKKNPKLLNQLQYCEDMGIPLAAIVGEQELKNGIVKLRVVASREEVDIPREKLAEEIRKRVES from the exons CACCTGGCACCGTCCTACGCCCTGCGGGCCTTTGCTGCCCACCCCCAAAACCAG GTGGCAGAGGGTGTGGTAAAGCTCCAGCAGCCAAAGCCACAGCTGGGAActgatgaggggaaaaaaaacttcattCTGAAAACCCCCAAG GGCACCAGGGACTACAGCCCCAAGCAAACAGCCATCCGGGAGAAAGTCTTCAACACCATCATCAGCTGCTTCAAGCGCCATGGGGCTGAGGTCATCGACACCCCTGTGTTTGAGCTGAAG GACTTTGACATCGCTGGCCAATTTGACCCTATGATTCCTGATGCTGAGTGTCTGAAGATCGTGCATGAGATCCTGAGCATGTTGCAGCTCGGAGACTTCCTCATTAAG GTCAACGACCGGCGCATTTTGCATGGAGTTTTTGCAGTATGTGGCATTCCAGACAGCCTGTTCCATAGCACTTGCTCTACTGTGGACAAACTGAACAAG GCAACATGGGAGGATGTGAAGAGCGAGATGGTTGGAGAGAAAGGTCTCTCACCCGAGGCTGTGGATCGCATCGGGGAATACGTTCAACTGCATG gtgggctGGGTCTGATTGAGCAGCTGCTCCAGGACACTAAGCTGTCCCAGAACAAGTTGGCCCGGGAGGGGCTGGGAGACATGAAGCTGCTGTTTGAGTACCTGACCCTGTTTGGCATTGCAGATAAG ATCTCCTTCGACTTGAGCCTGGCACGGGGTCTGGATTATTACACTGGGGTGATCTACGAGGCCATCCTGCTGCAGCCTCGGAACGACCACAAGGAGGAGCCAGTCAGCGTGGGCAGTGTGGCTGGAGGTGGCCGCTATGATGGGCTGGTGGGGATGTTCGATCCCAAGGGGCGGAAGGTGCCCTGTGTGGGAGTCAGCATTGGAATCGAGCGGATCTTCTCCATCATGGAGCAGAAAGTGGAG GTTTCTAAGGAGAAGATCCGGACAACTGAGACGCAGGTGCTGGTGGCAACCCCGCAGAAGAACTTCCTTGATGTAAGATTGAAACTCATCTCTGAGCTCTGGGATTCTGGGATCAAG GCAGAGATGCTGTATAAGAAGAACCCCAAGCTGCTGAACCAGCTGCAATATTGTGAAGACATGGGAATCCCTCTCGCAGCCATCGTAGGAGAGCAGGAGCTGAAGAATGGAATTGTCAAGCTACGAGTCGTAGCTAGCAGGGAAGAG GTCGATATCCCTAGGGAGAAGCTTGCTGAGGAAATCAGAAAAAGGGTGGAGTCCTAG
- the LOC144269052 gene encoding histidine--tRNA ligase, cytoplasmic-like isoform X5, whose product MNWLRPLAAGGCRVPLGGQHLAPSYALRAFAAHPQNQVAEGVVKLQQPKPQLGTDEGKKNFILKTPKGTRDYSPKQTAIREKVFNTIISCFKRHGAEVIDTPVFELKDFDIAGQFDPMIPDAECLKIVHEILSMLQLGDFLIKVNDRRILHGVFAVCGIPDSLFHSTCSTVDKLNKATWEDVKSEMVGEKGLSPEAVDRIGEYVQLHAGGLGLIEQLLQDTKLSQNKLAREGLGDMKLLFEYLTLFGIADKISFDLSLARGLDYYTGVIYEAILLQPRNDHKEEPVSVGSVAGGGRYDGLVGMFDPKGRKVPCVGVSIGIERIFSIMEQKVEVSKEKIRTTETQVLVATPQKNFLDVRLKLISELWDSGIKAEMLYKKNPKLLNQLQYCEDMGIPLAAIVGEQELKNGIVKLRVVASREEVRMSFDIGDRLRGSKAASKTH is encoded by the exons CACCTGGCACCGTCCTACGCCCTGCGGGCCTTTGCTGCCCACCCCCAAAACCAG GTGGCAGAGGGTGTGGTAAAGCTCCAGCAGCCAAAGCCACAGCTGGGAActgatgaggggaaaaaaaacttcattCTGAAAACCCCCAAG GGCACCAGGGACTACAGCCCCAAGCAAACAGCCATCCGGGAGAAAGTCTTCAACACCATCATCAGCTGCTTCAAGCGCCATGGGGCTGAGGTCATCGACACCCCTGTGTTTGAGCTGAAG GACTTTGACATCGCTGGCCAATTTGACCCTATGATTCCTGATGCTGAGTGTCTGAAGATCGTGCATGAGATCCTGAGCATGTTGCAGCTCGGAGACTTCCTCATTAAG GTCAACGACCGGCGCATTTTGCATGGAGTTTTTGCAGTATGTGGCATTCCAGACAGCCTGTTCCATAGCACTTGCTCTACTGTGGACAAACTGAACAAG GCAACATGGGAGGATGTGAAGAGCGAGATGGTTGGAGAGAAAGGTCTCTCACCCGAGGCTGTGGATCGCATCGGGGAATACGTTCAACTGCATG caggtgggctGGGTCTGATTGAGCAGCTGCTCCAGGACACTAAGCTGTCCCAGAACAAGTTGGCCCGGGAGGGGCTGGGAGACATGAAGCTGCTGTTTGAGTACCTGACCCTGTTTGGCATTGCAGATAAG ATCTCCTTCGACTTGAGCCTGGCACGGGGTCTGGATTATTACACTGGGGTGATCTACGAGGCCATCCTGCTGCAGCCTCGGAACGACCACAAGGAGGAGCCAGTCAGCGTGGGCAGTGTGGCTGGAGGTGGCCGCTATGATGGGCTGGTGGGGATGTTCGATCCCAAGGGGCGGAAGGTGCCCTGTGTGGGAGTCAGCATTGGAATCGAGCGGATCTTCTCCATCATGGAGCAGAAAGTGGAG GTTTCTAAGGAGAAGATCCGGACAACTGAGACGCAGGTGCTGGTGGCAACCCCGCAGAAGAACTTCCTTGATGTAAGATTGAAACTCATCTCTGAGCTCTGGGATTCTGGGATCAAG GCAGAGATGCTGTATAAGAAGAACCCCAAGCTGCTGAACCAGCTGCAATATTGTGAAGACATGGGAATCCCTCTCGCAGCCATCGTAGGAGAGCAGGAGCTGAAGAATGGAATTGTCAAGCTACGAGTCGTAGCTAGCAGGGAAGAGGTGAGGATGTCCTTTGATATTGGGGATAGGCTAAGGGGTTCAAAGGCTGCCTCTAAAACCCATTGA
- the LOC144269052 gene encoding histidine--tRNA ligase, cytoplasmic-like isoform X3: MNWLRPLAAGGCRVPLGGQHLAPSYALRAFAAHPQNQVAEGVVKLQQPKPQLGTDEGKKNFILKTPKGTRDYSPKQTAIREKVFNTIISCFKRHGAEVIDTPVFELKETLTGKYGEDSKLIYDLKDQGGELLSLRYDLTVPFARYLAMNKITNIKRYHIAKVYRRDNPAMTKGRYREFYQCDFDIAGQFDPMIPDAECLKIVHEILSMLQLGDFLIKVNDRRILHGVFAVCGIPDSLFHSTCSTVDKLNKATWEDVKSEMVGEKGLSPEAVDRIGEYVQLHAGGLGLIEQLLQDTKLSQNKLAREGLGDMKLLFEYLTLFGIADKISFDLSLARGLDYYTGVIYEAILLQPRNDHKEEPVSVGSVAGGGRYDGLVGMFDPKGRKVPCVGVSIGIERIFSIMEQKVEVSKEKIRTTETQVLVATPQKNFLDVRLKLISELWDSGIKAEMLYKKNPKLLNQLQYCEDMGIPLAAIVGEQELKNGIVKLRVVASREEVDIPREKLAEEIRKRVES; the protein is encoded by the exons CACCTGGCACCGTCCTACGCCCTGCGGGCCTTTGCTGCCCACCCCCAAAACCAG GTGGCAGAGGGTGTGGTAAAGCTCCAGCAGCCAAAGCCACAGCTGGGAActgatgaggggaaaaaaaacttcattCTGAAAACCCCCAAG GGCACCAGGGACTACAGCCCCAAGCAAACAGCCATCCGGGAGAAAGTCTTCAACACCATCATCAGCTGCTTCAAGCGCCATGGGGCTGAGGTCATCGACACCCCTGTGTTTGAGCTGAAG GAAACTCTGACGGGGAAATACGGGGAGGACTCAAAGCTCATCTATGACCTGAAAGACCAGGGTGGAGAGCTGCTGTCTCTTCGCTACGACCTGACT GTGCCCTTTGCTCGTTATTTGGCAATGAACAAAATCACCAACATTAAGCGCTACCACATTGCCAAAGTTTACAGACGGGATAATCCGGCCATGACGAAGGGCCGCTACAGGGAGTTCTACCAGTGT GACTTTGACATCGCTGGCCAATTTGACCCTATGATTCCTGATGCTGAGTGTCTGAAGATCGTGCATGAGATCCTGAGCATGTTGCAGCTCGGAGACTTCCTCATTAAG GTCAACGACCGGCGCATTTTGCATGGAGTTTTTGCAGTATGTGGCATTCCAGACAGCCTGTTCCATAGCACTTGCTCTACTGTGGACAAACTGAACAAG GCAACATGGGAGGATGTGAAGAGCGAGATGGTTGGAGAGAAAGGTCTCTCACCCGAGGCTGTGGATCGCATCGGGGAATACGTTCAACTGCATG caggtgggctGGGTCTGATTGAGCAGCTGCTCCAGGACACTAAGCTGTCCCAGAACAAGTTGGCCCGGGAGGGGCTGGGAGACATGAAGCTGCTGTTTGAGTACCTGACCCTGTTTGGCATTGCAGATAAG ATCTCCTTCGACTTGAGCCTGGCACGGGGTCTGGATTATTACACTGGGGTGATCTACGAGGCCATCCTGCTGCAGCCTCGGAACGACCACAAGGAGGAGCCAGTCAGCGTGGGCAGTGTGGCTGGAGGTGGCCGCTATGATGGGCTGGTGGGGATGTTCGATCCCAAGGGGCGGAAGGTGCCCTGTGTGGGAGTCAGCATTGGAATCGAGCGGATCTTCTCCATCATGGAGCAGAAAGTGGAG GTTTCTAAGGAGAAGATCCGGACAACTGAGACGCAGGTGCTGGTGGCAACCCCGCAGAAGAACTTCCTTGATGTAAGATTGAAACTCATCTCTGAGCTCTGGGATTCTGGGATCAAG GCAGAGATGCTGTATAAGAAGAACCCCAAGCTGCTGAACCAGCTGCAATATTGTGAAGACATGGGAATCCCTCTCGCAGCCATCGTAGGAGAGCAGGAGCTGAAGAATGGAATTGTCAAGCTACGAGTCGTAGCTAGCAGGGAAGAG GTCGATATCCCTAGGGAGAAGCTTGCTGAGGAAATCAGAAAAAGGGTGGAGTCCTAG
- the LOC144269052 gene encoding histidine--tRNA ligase, cytoplasmic-like isoform X6 gives MNWLRPLAAGGCRVPLGGQHLAPSYALRAFAAHPQNQVAEGVVKLQQPKPQLGTDEGKKNFILKTPKGTRDYSPKQTAIREKVFNTIISCFKRHGAEVIDTPVFELKDFDIAGQFDPMIPDAECLKIVHEILSMLQLGDFLIKVNDRRILHGVFAVCGIPDSLFHSTCSTVDKLNKATWEDVKSEMVGEKGLSPEAVDRIGEYVQLHGGLGLIEQLLQDTKLSQNKLAREGLGDMKLLFEYLTLFGIADKISFDLSLARGLDYYTGVIYEAILLQPRNDHKEEPVSVGSVAGGGRYDGLVGMFDPKGRKVPCVGVSIGIERIFSIMEQKVEVSKEKIRTTETQVLVATPQKNFLDVRLKLISELWDSGIKAEMLYKKNPKLLNQLQYCEDMGIPLAAIVGEQELKNGIVKLRVVASREEVRMSFDIGDRLRGSKAASKTH, from the exons CACCTGGCACCGTCCTACGCCCTGCGGGCCTTTGCTGCCCACCCCCAAAACCAG GTGGCAGAGGGTGTGGTAAAGCTCCAGCAGCCAAAGCCACAGCTGGGAActgatgaggggaaaaaaaacttcattCTGAAAACCCCCAAG GGCACCAGGGACTACAGCCCCAAGCAAACAGCCATCCGGGAGAAAGTCTTCAACACCATCATCAGCTGCTTCAAGCGCCATGGGGCTGAGGTCATCGACACCCCTGTGTTTGAGCTGAAG GACTTTGACATCGCTGGCCAATTTGACCCTATGATTCCTGATGCTGAGTGTCTGAAGATCGTGCATGAGATCCTGAGCATGTTGCAGCTCGGAGACTTCCTCATTAAG GTCAACGACCGGCGCATTTTGCATGGAGTTTTTGCAGTATGTGGCATTCCAGACAGCCTGTTCCATAGCACTTGCTCTACTGTGGACAAACTGAACAAG GCAACATGGGAGGATGTGAAGAGCGAGATGGTTGGAGAGAAAGGTCTCTCACCCGAGGCTGTGGATCGCATCGGGGAATACGTTCAACTGCATG gtgggctGGGTCTGATTGAGCAGCTGCTCCAGGACACTAAGCTGTCCCAGAACAAGTTGGCCCGGGAGGGGCTGGGAGACATGAAGCTGCTGTTTGAGTACCTGACCCTGTTTGGCATTGCAGATAAG ATCTCCTTCGACTTGAGCCTGGCACGGGGTCTGGATTATTACACTGGGGTGATCTACGAGGCCATCCTGCTGCAGCCTCGGAACGACCACAAGGAGGAGCCAGTCAGCGTGGGCAGTGTGGCTGGAGGTGGCCGCTATGATGGGCTGGTGGGGATGTTCGATCCCAAGGGGCGGAAGGTGCCCTGTGTGGGAGTCAGCATTGGAATCGAGCGGATCTTCTCCATCATGGAGCAGAAAGTGGAG GTTTCTAAGGAGAAGATCCGGACAACTGAGACGCAGGTGCTGGTGGCAACCCCGCAGAAGAACTTCCTTGATGTAAGATTGAAACTCATCTCTGAGCTCTGGGATTCTGGGATCAAG GCAGAGATGCTGTATAAGAAGAACCCCAAGCTGCTGAACCAGCTGCAATATTGTGAAGACATGGGAATCCCTCTCGCAGCCATCGTAGGAGAGCAGGAGCTGAAGAATGGAATTGTCAAGCTACGAGTCGTAGCTAGCAGGGAAGAGGTGAGGATGTCCTTTGATATTGGGGATAGGCTAAGGGGTTCAAAGGCTGCCTCTAAAACCCATTGA
- the LOC144269052 gene encoding histidine--tRNA ligase, cytoplasmic-like isoform X2, protein MNWLRPLAAGGCRVPLGGQHLAPSYALRAFAAHPQNQVAEGVVKLQQPKPQLGTDEGKKNFILKTPKGTRDYSPKQTAIREKVFNTIISCFKRHGAEVIDTPVFELKETLTGKYGEDSKLIYDLKDQGGELLSLRYDLTVPFARYLAMNKITNIKRYHIAKVYRRDNPAMTKGRYREFYQCDFDIAGQFDPMIPDAECLKIVHEILSMLQLGDFLIKVNDRRILHGVFAVCGIPDSLFHSTCSTVDKLNKATWEDVKSEMVGEKGLSPEAVDRIGEYVQLHGGLGLIEQLLQDTKLSQNKLAREGLGDMKLLFEYLTLFGIADKISFDLSLARGLDYYTGVIYEAILLQPRNDHKEEPVSVGSVAGGGRYDGLVGMFDPKGRKVPCVGVSIGIERIFSIMEQKVEVSKEKIRTTETQVLVATPQKNFLDVRLKLISELWDSGIKAEMLYKKNPKLLNQLQYCEDMGIPLAAIVGEQELKNGIVKLRVVASREEVRMSFDIGDRLRGSKAASKTH, encoded by the exons CACCTGGCACCGTCCTACGCCCTGCGGGCCTTTGCTGCCCACCCCCAAAACCAG GTGGCAGAGGGTGTGGTAAAGCTCCAGCAGCCAAAGCCACAGCTGGGAActgatgaggggaaaaaaaacttcattCTGAAAACCCCCAAG GGCACCAGGGACTACAGCCCCAAGCAAACAGCCATCCGGGAGAAAGTCTTCAACACCATCATCAGCTGCTTCAAGCGCCATGGGGCTGAGGTCATCGACACCCCTGTGTTTGAGCTGAAG GAAACTCTGACGGGGAAATACGGGGAGGACTCAAAGCTCATCTATGACCTGAAAGACCAGGGTGGAGAGCTGCTGTCTCTTCGCTACGACCTGACT GTGCCCTTTGCTCGTTATTTGGCAATGAACAAAATCACCAACATTAAGCGCTACCACATTGCCAAAGTTTACAGACGGGATAATCCGGCCATGACGAAGGGCCGCTACAGGGAGTTCTACCAGTGT GACTTTGACATCGCTGGCCAATTTGACCCTATGATTCCTGATGCTGAGTGTCTGAAGATCGTGCATGAGATCCTGAGCATGTTGCAGCTCGGAGACTTCCTCATTAAG GTCAACGACCGGCGCATTTTGCATGGAGTTTTTGCAGTATGTGGCATTCCAGACAGCCTGTTCCATAGCACTTGCTCTACTGTGGACAAACTGAACAAG GCAACATGGGAGGATGTGAAGAGCGAGATGGTTGGAGAGAAAGGTCTCTCACCCGAGGCTGTGGATCGCATCGGGGAATACGTTCAACTGCATG gtgggctGGGTCTGATTGAGCAGCTGCTCCAGGACACTAAGCTGTCCCAGAACAAGTTGGCCCGGGAGGGGCTGGGAGACATGAAGCTGCTGTTTGAGTACCTGACCCTGTTTGGCATTGCAGATAAG ATCTCCTTCGACTTGAGCCTGGCACGGGGTCTGGATTATTACACTGGGGTGATCTACGAGGCCATCCTGCTGCAGCCTCGGAACGACCACAAGGAGGAGCCAGTCAGCGTGGGCAGTGTGGCTGGAGGTGGCCGCTATGATGGGCTGGTGGGGATGTTCGATCCCAAGGGGCGGAAGGTGCCCTGTGTGGGAGTCAGCATTGGAATCGAGCGGATCTTCTCCATCATGGAGCAGAAAGTGGAG GTTTCTAAGGAGAAGATCCGGACAACTGAGACGCAGGTGCTGGTGGCAACCCCGCAGAAGAACTTCCTTGATGTAAGATTGAAACTCATCTCTGAGCTCTGGGATTCTGGGATCAAG GCAGAGATGCTGTATAAGAAGAACCCCAAGCTGCTGAACCAGCTGCAATATTGTGAAGACATGGGAATCCCTCTCGCAGCCATCGTAGGAGAGCAGGAGCTGAAGAATGGAATTGTCAAGCTACGAGTCGTAGCTAGCAGGGAAGAGGTGAGGATGTCCTTTGATATTGGGGATAGGCTAAGGGGTTCAAAGGCTGCCTCTAAAACCCATTGA
- the LOC144269052 gene encoding histidine--tRNA ligase, cytoplasmic-like isoform X4 encodes MNWLRPLAAGGCRVPLGGQHLAPSYALRAFAAHPQNQVAEGVVKLQQPKPQLGTDEGKKNFILKTPKGTRDYSPKQTAIREKVFNTIISCFKRHGAEVIDTPVFELKETLTGKYGEDSKLIYDLKDQGGELLSLRYDLTVPFARYLAMNKITNIKRYHIAKVYRRDNPAMTKGRYREFYQCDFDIAGQFDPMIPDAECLKIVHEILSMLQLGDFLIKVNDRRILHGVFAVCGIPDSLFHSTCSTVDKLNKATWEDVKSEMVGEKGLSPEAVDRIGEYVQLHGGLGLIEQLLQDTKLSQNKLAREGLGDMKLLFEYLTLFGIADKISFDLSLARGLDYYTGVIYEAILLQPRNDHKEEPVSVGSVAGGGRYDGLVGMFDPKGRKVPCVGVSIGIERIFSIMEQKVEVSKEKIRTTETQVLVATPQKNFLDVRLKLISELWDSGIKAEMLYKKNPKLLNQLQYCEDMGIPLAAIVGEQELKNGIVKLRVVASREEVDIPREKLAEEIRKRVES; translated from the exons CACCTGGCACCGTCCTACGCCCTGCGGGCCTTTGCTGCCCACCCCCAAAACCAG GTGGCAGAGGGTGTGGTAAAGCTCCAGCAGCCAAAGCCACAGCTGGGAActgatgaggggaaaaaaaacttcattCTGAAAACCCCCAAG GGCACCAGGGACTACAGCCCCAAGCAAACAGCCATCCGGGAGAAAGTCTTCAACACCATCATCAGCTGCTTCAAGCGCCATGGGGCTGAGGTCATCGACACCCCTGTGTTTGAGCTGAAG GAAACTCTGACGGGGAAATACGGGGAGGACTCAAAGCTCATCTATGACCTGAAAGACCAGGGTGGAGAGCTGCTGTCTCTTCGCTACGACCTGACT GTGCCCTTTGCTCGTTATTTGGCAATGAACAAAATCACCAACATTAAGCGCTACCACATTGCCAAAGTTTACAGACGGGATAATCCGGCCATGACGAAGGGCCGCTACAGGGAGTTCTACCAGTGT GACTTTGACATCGCTGGCCAATTTGACCCTATGATTCCTGATGCTGAGTGTCTGAAGATCGTGCATGAGATCCTGAGCATGTTGCAGCTCGGAGACTTCCTCATTAAG GTCAACGACCGGCGCATTTTGCATGGAGTTTTTGCAGTATGTGGCATTCCAGACAGCCTGTTCCATAGCACTTGCTCTACTGTGGACAAACTGAACAAG GCAACATGGGAGGATGTGAAGAGCGAGATGGTTGGAGAGAAAGGTCTCTCACCCGAGGCTGTGGATCGCATCGGGGAATACGTTCAACTGCATG gtgggctGGGTCTGATTGAGCAGCTGCTCCAGGACACTAAGCTGTCCCAGAACAAGTTGGCCCGGGAGGGGCTGGGAGACATGAAGCTGCTGTTTGAGTACCTGACCCTGTTTGGCATTGCAGATAAG ATCTCCTTCGACTTGAGCCTGGCACGGGGTCTGGATTATTACACTGGGGTGATCTACGAGGCCATCCTGCTGCAGCCTCGGAACGACCACAAGGAGGAGCCAGTCAGCGTGGGCAGTGTGGCTGGAGGTGGCCGCTATGATGGGCTGGTGGGGATGTTCGATCCCAAGGGGCGGAAGGTGCCCTGTGTGGGAGTCAGCATTGGAATCGAGCGGATCTTCTCCATCATGGAGCAGAAAGTGGAG GTTTCTAAGGAGAAGATCCGGACAACTGAGACGCAGGTGCTGGTGGCAACCCCGCAGAAGAACTTCCTTGATGTAAGATTGAAACTCATCTCTGAGCTCTGGGATTCTGGGATCAAG GCAGAGATGCTGTATAAGAAGAACCCCAAGCTGCTGAACCAGCTGCAATATTGTGAAGACATGGGAATCCCTCTCGCAGCCATCGTAGGAGAGCAGGAGCTGAAGAATGGAATTGTCAAGCTACGAGTCGTAGCTAGCAGGGAAGAG GTCGATATCCCTAGGGAGAAGCTTGCTGAGGAAATCAGAAAAAGGGTGGAGTCCTAG